The Haloterrigena turkmenica DSM 5511 genome includes the window CCATCCCCTGTCGGAACCCCTCGGCTAGCTGTTCGATCGCCTCGGGCTGGTCGCCCGCGGGCTCGAAGGGCGCGTCGACCGTGAACGGCCGATCGACGTCGGGACGATCCGGCTGGAGAGGGCCTCGAGAATCGGAGTCGCTCATTAGCGGGATCAGGGCCTCGAGGTACTTTACGCGCTCGCATTGGGTGTCGTCGCGTTTGGATGAGATGTCCGAATTGCACTGACGACTGCCAACATCACGAAAGCCCCTGCCGCTATCGAGGAAGGTCGACGATGTAAGCACCGCAAGCCGGAGGCTGAGGAGCGCAGCGAGGTATTCGCGAGCAAAACGAGCGAATGCCAGCGAGAGCCGTAGGCTTTCGCTTGGCCCGGATGGTCGAGCACGGCAGGGGCTTTCATGGTGTCTGTAATAGCGTCGGAGTTCGAGGAGTAGACAGCACCGAAAACTCGGACTACAGCCAAACGTAGACAATGCCCGCCCAACCGTTATGCGTGGTCTCGTGCTGGATTCGACTATGACAGAGCAACTCCAGCAGGCCCGCGACGACCTCGAGGAAGCGGCCAAATCGGCCGACGACGACGTCCGGGACGACATCCGCGAGACCACCGACGCGTTCGCCGACTACGTGATGGGCGACACCACGCCCGATCACGCGATCCTCGACGAACGGCTCAACACGCTCCGGCAGGTCCGCGAGCGGGCCGACGGCAATACCAAGGACAAGGTCGAAGAGGCGATCGAGGAAGTCGAGGACTACCGCGAGCAGGTCGACCAGGCCTGAGCTGGTCGCTCGAGCGACTCGAGGAGCGTCGAGACGACTCGTTTTTCGCGAGAGGATCGATCGTCACCGGAGCGACTGGAGTAGCGATCGGATCCGACCATCGGCGCGCAGCGTCGCGGCGAGCGATAGCGAGGCACGAACGGAGTGAGTGACTCGCATGCGAGACGCGACGCAACTCGCGAGGGACGAGCGAACGAACGGAGTGAGTGAGGGAGTCGGCTGGGGAGGGTGTGGAACTCCCCGTTGCCAGCGCGAGAAAGAGGGGCAGTACGTCTTCCCGTATTTCGATTGGGGACTACCTGTACCGTCGGTTCGACTCGGCGGGCGGCGAGTAGCCGCGATTACCGCTCTCGAGGCGAGCGCTCGCTGGTGCCGACATCGGCGTCGGTATCCCCCAGTAGAGCCTCGAAGCCGTACTGTTGGAACTGGTCGACGACCGCGGAGCGCTCCGCCTCGTCGACCGACTCGAGGAGCGCTGCCATCACGGCAGTCGCAGCGCGCTCGCCGGTCACGTCGAGCGTCTCCATGCGCTGGTCGACCCGCGAGATGAACTCTTCCTCGGAGAACTGCTCCCCGGACTCGCCCTCGGTGAGGTGCTCGCTCAGGTCCGCGGGCAGTTCGGCCGCCAGGTCTTCGGCCTGATCGGTGCTCAGGCGCTCGCCGAGCGTCTCGAGGACGGCCCGCGTGGCGTCCGTCGCGCCGTCTTCGTCGGCGTCGGTGCGGTCGCTGACCGTCTCGACGATGGCTGCCCGTTCCATAGGCGTCTCCACGCCCACTCGCGCCCTGACTGTTCGGGCGGCAACTGCTGGGGCCGCGACAACGGTCACACCGGCCACTGCGACGCCGACCGCGAATCCGAGGCCTCAGCTCCGAGCGCCGGGTCCGGACTCCGGGATCGCCTCCTCGAAGTCGAGTTCCGCGAGCCGTTCGCGCAGTCGCTCGCCGTTCTCGTCGTCGACGTGCTCGAGCAGCGTGCCGATGACGCCCTCGACCAGTCGCTCCGGGTCGCCGACGGCAGCGCGGTCGGTTTGCTCCTCGATGCGCTCGAGGAACTCGTCGTAGTCGAAGCGACGCTCGGCGGAACCCTCGACGAGGTGGTCGCCGATCTCGTCGGGGAGTTGGCCGTCGAGGTGCTGCGAGCGGTCCTCGTCGAGCCGTTCGCCCAAGACCGACAGCACCGCCTGCGTCGCGTTTCGCGTGTCGGCTTCGCCCCGCGAGGTTCGCCTCGTACTGCACGGACTGGTAGAAGTCGTGTCGTTCCATAGCGGCCCGTTGCACGGAGCCGTCCGTGGTGGTTGGACCAGAGAATGCTGGCGTCGCAGCGGGACCGCAGACGCGGTCGAACACCGGCGATAGCGCCGCGCTCGAGAGCGCCTCGCTCGAGCGACCGGCGATGCGTGGGAGCCCGAACGGAACGCAACGATTTCACTCGAGCACCGACGACGGCCGTTTGAGGTACACCTCCTGTTCGGTCACCCGTCGATAGAGGTCGTACAGCGTCTCGACGGCGGCCTCGTCGGGCTCGAACCGGATGTGGGGCGCGCCGTAGTAGCCCCGACAGCTGATCAGAAAGAAGTACAGCGTCCGGTGGTGGGCCGGCGTCGCGTCGACGACGCCTATCGACCGCCCGCCCAGATCGTCCGAGAAGTCGTTCAACAGCGCCGCGATGTCGTCGGCCAACTGCTCGTCCGGCCGGTATCGGGGCACCCCGAACGTCCGCTCCATGTGCGTCGTCGCCGCCTCGAGGAACGGGTTCGCGTCGAGTCCGGTCGGGTCGACGGCCCGAAACGTCTCGTAGAGGTCCAGAATCGTCGTGAGTTCCGCTCGGGTGACCGCGATCGGGAACACGGGCTCGCCGCGGGGCAGCGAGTAATCCGTGAACGCGTGCGACCGCGGGTCCGGCAGTCGGGAGAACACCTGCTCGAGCGACATGTGTGGTACCACAACGCAACCGAGTAAACGGTTACCGGTGGGCTCATCGAGTCGCGCTACTCGAGGCGAATCGTCGTCTCGTCGCTGGGCCGATACCGATCGGCGCCGGTCGCGACGAACGCCCGGAGTTCGTAGGTGCCGGGATCGGGGACGATCGACTCGCGGCGGTCGCCGTCGGTGCGCTCGAGGCGGCCGTTCCAGGTCACCCGAACCCGTTTGCGCTCCCCGCCGCGGAACCGAAACGTCGAGGGCCGCTCCGGGACGTAGCGGCGCTCGTCGCTGCCCTCGAGGTCGCCGTCGATCGTCCACCCCCAGCGGCGCCGCCGCGGCGTCGGCACCGAGACGGGCACCGGCAGCCGGTTTTTGAAGTCGACCGCGATTTCGACCGGCTCGTCGCGCGCGTAGACGTCGCGGTCGGTCGCGATCGAGACGGCGACCGCCCGCCGGGCCAGCACCGCCGGAACCAGCGACGAGAGGAACGTCGCGACCGTCGGTCGTGAGTCGTCGCGCTCGAGGCCGACGGCGTCCGCCGTCCGCGGACGCTCGGGCCCGCCGTCGCGTTGGGGCCGTGAACCGTCCATCGATCGAACGCTCGAGCCTCGCGTACTAAAATCGTTGGGCGCCGTACGGCCGTCGATCGCCGGAGACGCGTCGCGATCCGGCGAGTTCGAGGCGCCGATCGGATGGATTCGAGTGGCTATCCGACGGGACTCCAGGCCCCGTTCGTGGGCATGTGAGGCGATGACAATATCACCACGTATAGTCGATAACACCGCCGTTACCAGGGGATACCGACGTCCGAGAACGGCTATTACAGTTCGGTCGCTACAGTAGGTTACAGAATGATACCAGCTATCGAAACGGTACCGCTACAGACGTTCGACGGCCCGCTCGCAGCCGAACTGTTCCTCCTCGCTCGAGTCTTCTTCGGCGGCGTCCTCGCGTTCACGGGCGTGAACCACTTCCTCGATCTCGAGGGCATGGCCGGCTACGCCGAGCTGAAGGGCATTCCGGCACCGACGTTCTCGGTCGCGCTCTCCGGGTTCGTGCTCATAGCGGGCGGTCTCGGCGTCGTACTCGGCGTCTTTCCCGCACTCGCGGCGGGCGCGCTCGCCGTCTTCCTGCTCGTGGCGACGCCGACGATGCACGACTTCTGGGCCGTGCCCGAGGACCAGCGACAGTCCGAGATGAACGCGTTCCTGAAGAACGTCGGCCTGCTGGGCGCGTCGCTGACGCTGGTCGCGCTCGGCGCCCTCGAGTGGCCCTACGCGATCGGGCTCGGTCTCTTCTGAGCGTCGCGAACGGAACCGGGAATCGAACCGCTCGTTTTCGGCTGTCTCACGTGTCTCGGTCGGTAGCCTACTCGAGCAGCGGTTGCAGTCGGCGACGGCGTCGTCCCGTTACAGCGCCGGCGAAACCGTCGGCTGCGCGCTCGGACGACAGGAGTCGTGACTACCCGCGTCAAAGAAGCCGTCGGAGGGAACCGATACGCGTCCGATCACCGGTGACCGGCGCGCGACCGAGTCCGCCGACGGGACAGAAATCCCGTATCCCACCCCCAATTATCGCCATGCCGGAAGCGTCGGCGCGTCGTCAGCCTGCATGGAAAGCCAGGCGCCATCGGCCGAGATATCGGCGATGACGTACTCCGTACTCGAGTCCGTCGAGTCGATCGAACCGACGACGGTGTCGTCGTCGGACGTCATGGCGTGGGGGTTCGTCGCCATGTATGAGAGTCTCTCCCAACCACATATAAACTCATCGAATCGAACTATCCGATCGAGTGACTGGTCGGGTCGGTATCGCGGGCACACGAAACACTGGGTTTATACTCATTTTCGCCGTACCGTGGGGATATGAACGTAGCCGACGCGATGACGCCCCGCGAAGACGTGGTAACCGTCGAACTGCCGGGTTCGCGCTCGGACGTCCTCGAGTACCTTCAGGAGCGACCGTTCTCGTCCGTTCCGGTGCTCAAATCGACTGAGGACGGCCTCGAGTACAGAGGGCTGATCTCCCGTGACGCGCTGATCGAACAGCCCGACGAGGACCAGCTCGTCATCCTGATGGACGAGGACGTCCCGACGACGACGGCCGACACCAGCCTCGAGGACGTCGCGCGAACGATGGTCGAGGCGGGCGCGCGTCGCGTGCCGGTCGTGGACGGAGAGTTCGAAGGCATCGTCACGGTGACGGACGTGATCCACGCGATCGCGACGGGCGACCAGGAGACCGATGGAACCGTCGAGTCCTACGCGAGCAAGAACGTGAACACGACCTACGAGGGCGCACCGCTCCCGGTCGCCGAGCGCGAACTCTCGTACGCGAACGTCCCCTACACCGTCGCGCTGGACGACGACGGCCGAATGAGCGGCGTCCTGACGGAGGTCGACGTCATCGACGTCGCTCGCATCGTCGAGGGCGAGGAGGAGACCGGCGACAACTTCGGCGATCAGGACGACGACTGGTCGTGGGAGGGGATCAAGGCCGTCGGCAGTCGCTACCTCCCCACGCGGGACATCGAGATTCCGGCCGAGCCGGTCAGCGAATTCATGAGCGACGACGTGGTGACGGTCTCGGCGAGCGCGTCGATTCAGGAGGCCGCACAGCGGATGATCAGCAACGATATCGAACAGATCCCGATGGTCACGGGCGAGGACCTCGTCGGCATCGTTTGTGACGTCGACCTACTGGAGGCACTCTATGAGTGAGCAAGAACGCGCGGACGACAAGCGCGCGACCGCGACGACGAGCGAGGACCTGGTCGAACTGGCCAAGCGGCGGGGCTACTTCTTCCAGTCGTCGGGCGCCTACGGCGGCGTCGGCGGCTTCTACACCTTCGGCCCGCAGGGCGCGGCGCTGAAGGGCAACGTCGAGGACGCCTGGCGCGACCGCTTCGCCGTCGCCGAGGGGAACATGGAGATCGACGCGCCCACCATCATGCCCGAGCCCGTCTTCGAGGCCTCGGGCCATCTGGACGGCTTCGACGACATGCTCATCGAGTGTCCCGAGTGCGGCGAAAGTCACCGCGCCGACCACGTCGTCGAGGACAACACCGAGTACGAGGACGCCGAGAGCCTCCCCATCCCCGAGGTCGAAGAGGTCATCGCCGAGTACGAACTCGTCTGTCCGTCCTGCGGTGCGGGACTGGCGGGCCAGGCCGTCGACACGTTCAACCTCATGTTCGCGACGAACATCGGCCCCGGCGACTCCGATCCCGGCTACATGCGCCCCGAGACCGCACAGGGCATCTTCGTCGAGTTCCCGCGCCTGAAGGAGTACGCGCGCAACCAGCTTCCGTTCGGCGTCACCCAGATCGGTCGCGCCTACCGCAACGAGATCAGCCCCCGGCGCTCGATCATCCGCACGCGGGAGTTCACGCAGGCCGAACTCGAGTACTTCGTCGACCCCGAGACGGACGAACCGGACCTCTCGACGGTCGCAGACGTCGAGGTTACCCTCTACCCGGCCAGCGAACAGAACGAAGAGGACGGCGAGGAAATCCGGACGACGATCGGTGACGCCGTCGAGGAGGGGATCATCTCGAGCCCGTGGGTCGCCTACTTCCTGGGCGTCGCCAAGCCGTGGTACGACGCGGTCGGCGTCGACATGGACCGGTTCCGGTTCCGCCAGCACCTCTCGGGCGAGCGGGCC containing:
- the glyS gene encoding glycine--tRNA ligase; this translates as MSEQERADDKRATATTSEDLVELAKRRGYFFQSSGAYGGVGGFYTFGPQGAALKGNVEDAWRDRFAVAEGNMEIDAPTIMPEPVFEASGHLDGFDDMLIECPECGESHRADHVVEDNTEYEDAESLPIPEVEEVIAEYELVCPSCGAGLAGQAVDTFNLMFATNIGPGDSDPGYMRPETAQGIFVEFPRLKEYARNQLPFGVTQIGRAYRNEISPRRSIIRTREFTQAELEYFVDPETDEPDLSTVADVEVTLYPASEQNEEDGEEIRTTIGDAVEEGIISSPWVAYFLGVAKPWYDAVGVDMDRFRFRQHLSGERAHYASDCWDAESEVDGNWIEMAGFAYRGDYDLSKHDEYSDDRFTIFKQYDEPKTVERATVDPDMSYLGPEFGGDAQAVVQKLDDLAARDRAAFEGDTVEIDLEGETHELPVEKTRFAVEEQTEAGEHITPHVVEPSFGVDRLVYTVLHHAYREDEVDGEERTYLDLEPEVAPTFVGVFPLQNDEELEAQANEIVADLREVGLSVTYDDSGNIGRRYRRQDEVGTPFCVTVDYETVEDEETTVTVRERDTTDQKRLPVDDLAETLSAIREGDLAFEEL
- a CDS encoding CBS domain-containing protein; the protein is MNVADAMTPREDVVTVELPGSRSDVLEYLQERPFSSVPVLKSTEDGLEYRGLISRDALIEQPDEDQLVILMDEDVPTTTADTSLEDVARTMVEAGARRVPVVDGEFEGIVTVTDVIHAIATGDQETDGTVESYASKNVNTTYEGAPLPVAERELSYANVPYTVALDDDGRMSGVLTEVDVIDVARIVEGEEETGDNFGDQDDDWSWEGIKAVGSRYLPTRDIEIPAEPVSEFMSDDVVTVSASASIQEAAQRMISNDIEQIPMVTGEDLVGIVCDVDLLEALYE
- a CDS encoding DUF2267 domain-containing protein, translated to MERAAIVETVSDRTDADEDGATDATRAVLETLGERLSTDQAEDLAAELPADLSEHLTEGESGEQFSEEEFISRVDQRMETLDVTGERAATAVMAALLESVDEAERSAVVDQFQQYGFEALLGDTDADVGTSERSPRER
- a CDS encoding DUF7556 family protein — its product is MATNPHAMTSDDDTVVGSIDSTDSSTEYVIADISADGAWLSMQADDAPTLPAWR
- a CDS encoding DUF2267 domain-containing protein, coding for MGERLDEDRSQHLDGQLPDEIGDHLVEGSAERRFDYDEFLERIEEQTDRAAVGDPERLVEGVIGTLLEHVDDENGERLRERLAELDFEEAIPESGPGARS
- a CDS encoding DoxX family protein, with amino-acid sequence MIPAIETVPLQTFDGPLAAELFLLARVFFGGVLAFTGVNHFLDLEGMAGYAELKGIPAPTFSVALSGFVLIAGGLGVVLGVFPALAAGALAVFLLVATPTMHDFWAVPEDQRQSEMNAFLKNVGLLGASLTLVALGALEWPYAIGLGLF
- a CDS encoding DUF7553 family protein; amino-acid sequence: MTEQLQQARDDLEEAAKSADDDVRDDIRETTDAFADYVMGDTTPDHAILDERLNTLRQVRERADGNTKDKVEEAIEEVEDYREQVDQA